One window of the Streptomyces sp. ITFR-21 genome contains the following:
- a CDS encoding IS701 family transposase, giving the protein MEDLGTGLWAAELEDLFLRVGGRFSRVEPRRRMRDYVRGLLGPVGRKNGWQLAEFAGHNTPDGLQRLLAGARWDPEEIRDDLQEYVAEKLGRPDGVLIIDDTGFLKKGVTSAGVQRQYSGTAGRTENCQIGVFAAYASSRGRALVDRELYLPKSWTADADRCRAAKIPEDRAFATKGELARRLVLRALASDLPIGWVTADSAYGQEWGFRRFLEEAGVGYVLAVPKSQQVKSLAGIWRIDQLITEAPEDAWQRVSAGDGAKGPRVYDWASARLPVIDFFDGDLPTHRRWVLARRSIKRPQEIAYYLAYAPTAVTVAELVRIAGSRWAIEECFQAAKNECGLDEYEVRRYPGWYRHITLAMLAHAFLAAMAAAAIERGTEETITAPSRPSPWQKSGNCWQLAIPTQHPNTRGLFTR; this is encoded by the coding sequence ATCGAGGATCTTGGAACGGGCCTGTGGGCAGCGGAACTTGAGGATCTGTTTCTGCGTGTGGGCGGCAGGTTCTCGCGCGTGGAGCCACGGCGGCGGATGCGGGACTATGTTCGCGGCCTGCTGGGACCGGTCGGCCGTAAGAACGGGTGGCAGCTCGCCGAGTTCGCCGGCCACAATACCCCCGACGGCTTGCAGCGGCTCCTGGCCGGGGCCCGGTGGGATCCCGAGGAGATCCGCGATGACCTGCAGGAATACGTCGCTGAGAAGCTCGGCCGGCCAGACGGTGTGCTGATCATCGACGACACTGGGTTCCTGAAGAAGGGCGTCACCTCGGCCGGGGTGCAACGGCAGTACTCCGGCACGGCCGGGCGGACCGAGAACTGTCAGATCGGGGTATTCGCCGCCTATGCCTCCTCCAGAGGCCGTGCGCTGGTGGACCGGGAGCTGTACTTGCCCAAGTCCTGGACGGCCGATGCGGACCGCTGCCGCGCTGCCAAGATCCCCGAAGACCGGGCGTTCGCGACGAAGGGTGAACTCGCCCGCCGTCTGGTGCTGCGGGCGCTCGCCTCAGACCTCCCTATCGGCTGGGTGACCGCCGATTCCGCCTACGGTCAGGAATGGGGATTCCGGCGCTTCCTGGAGGAAGCCGGCGTCGGCTATGTCCTCGCCGTTCCGAAATCACAGCAGGTCAAGTCGCTGGCTGGGATCTGGCGCATCGACCAGCTCATCACCGAAGCCCCCGAGGATGCCTGGCAGCGCGTGTCAGCCGGCGACGGCGCCAAGGGCCCTCGCGTCTACGACTGGGCCTCGGCAAGACTTCCGGTCATCGACTTCTTCGACGGCGATCTGCCCACGCATCGCCGCTGGGTGCTGGCTCGCCGCAGCATCAAGCGGCCCCAGGAGATCGCCTACTACCTGGCCTACGCGCCGACCGCCGTCACGGTCGCCGAGCTGGTGCGGATCGCCGGATCGCGCTGGGCGATCGAGGAGTGCTTCCAGGCCGCGAAGAACGAGTGCGGCCTGGACGAGTACGAAGTCCGTCGGTATCCGGGCTGGTACCGCCACATCACCCTGGCGATGCTCGCCCACGCCTTCCTCGCCGCGATGGCCGCAGCGGCCATCGAAAGGGGGACCGAAGAAACGATCACTGCACCCTCGCGCCCTTCACCGTGGCAGAAGTCCGGAAATTGCTGGCAACTTGCCATCCCCACCCAACACCCCAACACCAGAGGGCTGTTCACGCGCTGA
- a CDS encoding IS1380 family transposase, with product MKKRIGSYPRVRIEGGGRGMVSQAGAVLLVETIRKTGLDTAISAALASWRRPRAVHDPGKIFLDVALAVALGGDCLADVGMLRAEPGVFGPVASDPTVSRLIDTLAAAGPKALSAIRAARAGVRERVWKLAGTAAPDAAGQVIVDLDGVLVLAHSEKQDATATWKKTFGHHPLMAFVDHGAGGSGEPVAGLLRPGNAGSNTAADHITTAQLALAQLPNNYRRGRRTLIRTDSAGGTHEFVAWLAQRGRWLSYSVGMTITEQIHQAVLKVPATAWTAAIEPGGEIRDGAWVAELSGDCLKSWPKGTRLIIRKERPHPGAQLRITDADGLRLTCFATNTTAMPIAALELRHRQRARAEDRIRAARATGLRNLPLHGTAQNQIWLEIVQLALDLLAWMPMLALTGETRRWEPRRLRFRLFSAAAQLVTTARRRYLRFARHWPWTDVITDALARLEALPNPG from the coding sequence GTGAAGAAGCGTATCGGGTCCTATCCACGCGTCCGTATCGAGGGCGGTGGCCGTGGGATGGTGTCCCAGGCCGGGGCCGTGCTGCTGGTCGAGACGATCCGCAAGACCGGGCTGGACACCGCGATATCGGCGGCGCTTGCCTCGTGGCGACGGCCGCGGGCGGTGCACGACCCGGGCAAAATTTTCCTGGACGTGGCCCTCGCGGTCGCGTTGGGCGGGGACTGCCTCGCGGATGTCGGGATGCTGCGGGCCGAGCCCGGCGTGTTCGGGCCGGTGGCCTCCGACCCCACGGTCTCCCGCCTCATCGACACCCTCGCCGCAGCCGGGCCGAAGGCCCTGTCCGCGATCAGGGCCGCTCGGGCCGGCGTGCGCGAGCGCGTGTGGAAGCTGGCCGGCACTGCAGCGCCGGATGCCGCGGGGCAGGTGATCGTGGACCTGGACGGGGTACTCGTGCTGGCCCACTCCGAGAAGCAGGACGCCACGGCGACCTGGAAGAAGACCTTCGGACACCACCCCCTGATGGCCTTCGTCGACCACGGCGCCGGCGGGTCCGGGGAGCCGGTGGCCGGCCTGCTCAGGCCGGGCAACGCGGGCAGCAACACCGCCGCCGACCACATCACCACCGCCCAGCTCGCCTTGGCGCAGCTGCCGAACAATTACCGCCGTGGACGCCGGACGCTGATCCGTACCGACTCCGCAGGCGGTACCCACGAGTTCGTCGCCTGGCTCGCCCAGCGCGGCCGGTGGCTGTCGTACTCGGTCGGCATGACCATCACCGAGCAGATCCACCAGGCCGTCCTCAAGGTTCCCGCCACGGCCTGGACGGCAGCGATCGAGCCCGGCGGCGAGATCCGCGACGGCGCCTGGGTCGCAGAACTGTCCGGCGACTGCCTCAAGAGCTGGCCGAAGGGAACGCGGCTGATCATCCGTAAGGAACGGCCCCATCCCGGTGCCCAGTTGAGAATCACCGACGCCGACGGACTGCGGCTGACCTGCTTCGCCACCAACACCACCGCTATGCCGATCGCGGCACTGGAGCTGCGACACCGCCAGCGGGCACGGGCCGAGGACCGCATCCGGGCCGCGCGGGCCACCGGCCTGCGCAACCTGCCCCTGCACGGCACCGCCCAGAACCAGATATGGCTGGAGATCGTCCAGCTCGCCCTCGACCTCCTCGCGTGGATGCCGATGCTCGCTCTGACCGGCGAAACCCGCAGGTGGGAACCCCGCCGTCTCCGGTTCCGCCTCTTCTCCGCCGCCGCCCAGCTCGTCACGACCGCCCGCCGACGCTATCTGCGGTTCGCCCGCCACTGGCCCTGGACCGACGTGATAACCGACGCCCTGGCACGGCTCGAAGCCCTCCCGAACCCCGGCTGA
- a CDS encoding IS4 family transposase, with amino-acid sequence MPWMPRPGQIKPETDERLSDRIAVGLLTRSFPPELVDRAVAECGREGQRNRLLPPRVVVYFVLAMCLFSGQGYEEVARLLTHGLAWAQRWSGSWQVPTTAAISRARAKLGPEPLKVLFGQVAKPLATESTQGAWYGRWRLVAIDGTVFDVPDSQENAAYFGRPKTHRTARCAFPQVRVVALAECGTHAITAAALGPLTTSEPVLARELFGRLGADDLLLADRGFTGLELWRAAAAGGADLLWRIRSHQVLPAREELPDGSYLSDIVTARDHRKRTDPETVRVIEYTLNDPGRPEQEIPYRLITTVLDHEAAPALELAALYNQRWEIETALDELKTHQRGPAEVLRSRSPGGVEQEVWGHLLVHHAIRTLMHDAAQQTGLDTDQLSFIRSIRLARRQVTAQAAFSP; translated from the coding sequence GTGCCTTGGATGCCACGGCCGGGTCAGATCAAGCCGGAGACGGATGAGAGGTTGTCGGATCGCATCGCGGTTGGGCTGCTGACGCGGTCGTTTCCGCCGGAACTGGTGGACCGGGCGGTAGCCGAGTGCGGTCGGGAGGGGCAGCGCAATCGGCTGCTGCCGCCGCGGGTGGTGGTCTATTTCGTGCTCGCCATGTGCTTGTTCTCCGGCCAGGGCTACGAAGAGGTCGCACGGTTGCTGACCCATGGGCTTGCATGGGCCCAACGCTGGTCCGGTTCCTGGCAGGTGCCCACGACGGCGGCGATCTCACGGGCCCGGGCCAAGCTGGGGCCGGAACCGCTCAAGGTCCTGTTCGGCCAGGTGGCGAAGCCGTTGGCGACCGAGTCGACGCAGGGAGCCTGGTACGGCCGCTGGCGGCTGGTGGCGATCGACGGCACCGTCTTCGACGTGCCCGACAGCCAGGAGAACGCCGCGTACTTCGGGCGTCCGAAGACCCACCGCACCGCGCGGTGTGCGTTCCCGCAGGTGCGGGTGGTGGCGCTGGCCGAATGCGGCACCCACGCGATCACCGCCGCAGCCCTGGGCCCGCTGACCACATCCGAGCCTGTGCTGGCCCGTGAGTTGTTCGGCCGCCTCGGCGCAGATGATCTGCTGCTGGCCGACCGCGGCTTCACCGGCCTTGAGCTGTGGCGGGCGGCTGCGGCCGGTGGTGCGGACCTGCTGTGGCGGATCCGCTCCCATCAGGTACTGCCGGCCCGCGAAGAGCTTCCCGACGGCTCGTATCTGTCGGACATCGTCACAGCCAGGGACCACCGCAAACGCACCGACCCCGAAACGGTGCGGGTGATCGAGTACACGCTCAACGATCCCGGCCGGCCTGAGCAGGAGATCCCCTACCGGCTGATCACCACGGTCCTCGACCACGAGGCCGCACCCGCCCTCGAACTGGCCGCGCTCTACAACCAGCGGTGGGAGATCGAGACCGCGCTCGACGAACTCAAGACCCACCAGCGCGGCCCGGCCGAAGTCCTGCGCTCCCGCTCACCCGGCGGCGTCGAGCAGGAGGTCTGGGGCCATCTGCTGGTCCACCACGCCATCCGCACCCTGATGCACGACGCCGCCCAACAAACCGGCTTGGACACCGACCAGCTCTCCTTCATCCGCAGTATCCGCCTCGCCCGCCGCCAGGTCACCGCGCAGGCGGCCTTTTCCCCCTGA
- a CDS encoding phosphotransferase family protein has translation MVTGVSGDDGSGGAVGEFTPETAGAVLREACAAAGLDSAGARLLRLGSNAVYDLADRRVIVRIAADPGTLPEMERAVRVARWLGEERYPANRVLPGVVQPVVVGGRVVTFWESVQDTEEFATVTELADLLKRLHWLEEPESLGLPYFDPFAKVRRSLSGLSAASEEDAAFLTERADQLEKDYDRLDFVLPFGLIHGDANIGNILRNRTGEAVLIDLDGFALAPREWDLILSAIYYDRYGWHSREQYESFVHHYGFDLMNWPGFPVLADLRELMMTLWMGGKAAAEAKAAEEFARRVESIRSGGDRRHWRPF, from the coding sequence ATGGTGACTGGCGTCTCGGGTGATGACGGATCAGGCGGCGCGGTCGGGGAGTTCACCCCGGAGACGGCTGGTGCCGTATTGCGCGAGGCGTGCGCGGCGGCCGGTCTGGACTCGGCGGGGGCCCGGTTGTTGAGGCTCGGTTCTAACGCGGTCTACGACTTGGCTGACCGGCGGGTGATCGTGCGGATCGCGGCGGACCCGGGGACGTTGCCGGAGATGGAACGCGCGGTGCGGGTGGCCCGGTGGCTGGGGGAGGAGCGGTACCCGGCGAATCGCGTGCTGCCTGGCGTGGTGCAGCCGGTGGTCGTCGGCGGGCGGGTGGTGACGTTCTGGGAGAGCGTCCAGGACACCGAGGAGTTCGCGACCGTCACCGAACTGGCCGATCTGCTCAAGCGGCTGCACTGGTTGGAGGAGCCGGAGTCGTTGGGGCTGCCGTACTTCGATCCGTTCGCGAAGGTGCGGCGGTCGCTCAGCGGTCTCAGCGCGGCGAGCGAGGAAGATGCGGCGTTTCTTACCGAGCGCGCGGACCAGTTGGAGAAGGACTACGACCGGCTCGACTTCGTGCTGCCGTTCGGCCTGATCCACGGGGATGCGAACATCGGCAATATCCTCCGCAACCGCACAGGCGAGGCGGTGTTGATCGACCTGGACGGCTTCGCTCTCGCGCCGCGTGAATGGGACCTGATCCTCAGCGCCATCTACTACGACCGCTACGGCTGGCACTCCCGCGAGCAGTACGAGTCGTTTGTCCACCATTACGGCTTCGACCTGATGAACTGGCCCGGCTTTCCGGTCCTGGCGGACCTCCGTGAGCTGATGATGACGCTATGGATGGGCGGCAAAGCAGCCGCGGAAGCGAAGGCTGCGGAGGAGTTCGCCCGCCGCGTCGAATCGATCCGCTCAGGCGGCGACCGGCGTCATTGGCGACCCTTCTAA
- a CDS encoding bifunctional DNA primase/polymerase: MPEQKERADMQRVLRSGVQWLTHAAEDEEACRDTWKYDPRSPYPLPIGPCFELLAVDQELALETFDQLRRRELPAGPVLADWAARKVGFMLAPGSRDLFLRALARQTDTPPAYRYLETDAVVVVPGPLTMTGDRYEWLLPPVGEIGSSPLVASALAVMLAASAALIERAAHFGEADCNAG; encoded by the coding sequence CTGCCCGAACAGAAGGAAAGGGCGGACATGCAACGGGTTTTGAGATCGGGCGTCCAGTGGCTGACACATGCCGCCGAGGATGAAGAGGCATGCCGCGACACGTGGAAGTACGACCCGCGGTCCCCATACCCCCTCCCGATCGGGCCGTGTTTCGAGCTGCTGGCCGTTGACCAGGAACTCGCGCTGGAGACGTTCGATCAGCTCCGGCGCCGCGAGCTGCCGGCGGGCCCGGTGCTCGCGGACTGGGCGGCCCGCAAGGTGGGGTTCATGCTCGCGCCCGGCTCCCGGGATCTGTTCCTGCGCGCGCTGGCTCGTCAGACGGACACCCCTCCGGCGTACCGCTATCTGGAGACGGACGCGGTTGTGGTGGTGCCTGGTCCCCTGACGATGACGGGCGACCGTTATGAGTGGCTGCTTCCTCCGGTCGGAGAAATCGGTTCGTCGCCGCTTGTCGCATCGGCTCTCGCGGTCATGCTCGCGGCTTCCGCCGCACTTATCGAGCGCGCGGCGCATTTCGGTGAAGCGGACTGCAATGCCGGGTGA
- a CDS encoding helix-turn-helix domain-containing protein, whose product MTTEQPPPRQRPPRFRPSTLHQEPEAVTWARERVGFTKRALAAAVGISEQLMGEIESGWRSATPANLRKIASALNCPVAVLERKRHYASDDNTTRPNHHLRESSDLMSTTTQPAQLTWGRLPVPYAAAWTGEEPDISRLIARPFGAGLAYSDERPEDRDEHGVLWARIPTRPGSGRPVFEAMHSVRQREALLHRLCQVCGKPAERNEQGWLFLSQYTHLTRAMGDSADQGFTSKPPICPPCARLAVELCPHLTDPVCVRSANPRVWGVSGGFYVPNHDAKAIPYPADENLPYRHRPDLEKWFLASQLIVHLTKCTPANL is encoded by the coding sequence GTGACCACTGAACAACCGCCGCCCCGACAGCGTCCGCCCCGCTTCCGCCCGAGCACGCTTCACCAGGAGCCAGAAGCCGTCACGTGGGCACGCGAGAGGGTCGGGTTTACCAAACGGGCGTTAGCCGCCGCTGTCGGCATCTCCGAACAGCTTATGGGCGAGATCGAGAGTGGCTGGCGCTCCGCCACGCCGGCGAATCTCCGCAAGATCGCTTCCGCGCTCAACTGCCCGGTCGCCGTCCTGGAGCGGAAACGGCACTACGCATCCGATGACAACACCACGCGACCGAACCACCACTTGAGGGAGAGTTCCGATCTGATGTCTACGACAACGCAGCCGGCGCAACTGACCTGGGGGAGACTGCCGGTTCCGTATGCCGCTGCCTGGACCGGTGAGGAGCCTGACATCAGCCGGCTGATCGCCCGGCCTTTCGGCGCCGGGCTCGCGTACAGCGACGAGCGGCCCGAAGACCGGGACGAGCACGGGGTGCTGTGGGCGCGGATCCCGACCAGGCCGGGGTCGGGGCGGCCGGTCTTCGAGGCGATGCACTCGGTGCGCCAGCGGGAGGCGCTGCTGCACCGGTTGTGCCAGGTGTGCGGGAAGCCGGCCGAACGCAACGAGCAGGGCTGGCTGTTCCTGTCGCAGTACACCCATCTCACCCGCGCGATGGGGGACTCGGCGGACCAGGGCTTCACGTCCAAGCCCCCGATCTGCCCGCCCTGCGCCCGGTTGGCGGTCGAGTTGTGCCCGCACCTGACCGACCCCGTCTGCGTCCGCAGCGCCAACCCCCGCGTCTGGGGCGTCTCCGGTGGTTTCTACGTCCCCAACCATGACGCGAAAGCCATCCCGTACCCCGCCGACGAAAACCTCCCCTACCGTCACCGCCCCGATCTGGAGAAGTGGTTTCTCGCCTCCCAACTCATCGTCCACCTCACCAAATGCACACCTGCGAACCTCTGA
- a CDS encoding transposase domain-containing protein, with protein MSDRIAVGLLTRSFPPELVDRAVAECGREGQRNRLLPPRVVVYFVLAMCLFSGQGYEEVARLLTHGLA; from the coding sequence TTGTCGGATCGCATCGCGGTTGGGCTGCTGACGCGGTCGTTTCCGCCGGAACTGGTGGACCGGGCGGTAGCCGAGTGCGGTCGGGAGGGGCAGCGCAATCGGCTGCTGCCGCCGCGGGTGGTGGTCTATTTCGTGCTCGCCATGTGCTTGTTCTCCGGCCAGGGCTACGAAGAGGTCGCACGGTTGCTGACCCATGGGCTTGCATGA
- a CDS encoding transposase, protein MIEYTLNDPGRPEQEIPYRLITTVLDHEAAPALELAALYNQRWEIETALDELKTHQRGPAEVLRSRSPGGVEQEVWGHLLVHHAIRTLMHDAAQQTGLDTDQLSFIRSIRLARRQVTAQAAFSP, encoded by the coding sequence GTGATCGAGTACACGCTCAACGATCCCGGCCGGCCTGAGCAGGAGATCCCCTACCGGCTGATCACCACGGTCCTCGACCACGAGGCCGCACCCGCCCTCGAACTGGCCGCGCTCTACAACCAGCGGTGGGAGATCGAGACCGCGCTCGACGAACTCAAGACCCACCAGCGCGGCCCGGCCGAAGTCCTGCGCTCCCGCTCACCCGGCGGCGTCGAGCAGGAGGTCTGGGGCCATCTGCTGGTCCACCACGCCATCCGCACCCTGATGCACGACGCCGCCCAACAAACCGGCTTGGACACCGACCAGCTCTCCTTCATCCGCAGTATCCGCCTCGCCCGCCGCCAGGTCACCGCGCAGGCGGCCTTTTCCCCCTGA
- a CDS encoding gamma-glutamyltransferase translates to MIPAHVNDSPPLVYTDSIDVPVLFRDGPDSRPFKQWRTAAAQPWPSNAAFPEHDGWYLPTTTWREILKAATEVGRDVTPNLLHVPQLAHAELVARVAPLYAYIGMHDFVPKKPQAPLPGSTGRRLTVNAVYEYATEQSARHALGYRLGMTMAEWACRSLMGLGQTWHVEDGGPDPSLEHLFKNPSLKLPDLWGRHEAENAYWLIEAKGGNVRVKRLRDGWIQLEGGSTILGAYAHRRVLVGASVQPGGDLFLTVDHDHHPGSPPLPHPGGKIPPGAPSTPEDHLGEDDDALMGTARAQMLTFLALRSAPASRLRTVALSSDRTTRRRRRDGLTTPLEYDEATLAARIRARGTAIGADDSTRYEWAQAIGVDDFLACRIPGTELQLGMSRRLFAACAQLHREDQAIAERTPGMRAEDRVRVEEDADEGAELERRRAQGRVFREQQEDARPRIAPRVRTAYDQGDTERWNQLLPSAQEPPLDLTEHPGLLEAATPETYLALRQEDLPQYGR, encoded by the coding sequence GTGATCCCTGCGCACGTCAACGACTCCCCGCCCCTGGTCTATACCGACAGCATCGACGTACCTGTACTGTTCCGGGACGGGCCGGACAGTCGCCCCTTCAAGCAGTGGCGTACCGCCGCCGCCCAGCCATGGCCGTCGAACGCTGCGTTCCCCGAGCACGACGGCTGGTACCTGCCCACTACCACCTGGCGCGAGATCCTCAAGGCCGCAACCGAAGTAGGCCGCGACGTCACACCGAACCTGCTGCACGTCCCGCAGCTGGCCCACGCCGAACTCGTCGCCCGCGTCGCGCCCCTGTACGCGTACATCGGCATGCACGACTTCGTTCCCAAGAAGCCCCAGGCGCCGCTGCCGGGCAGCACCGGGCGGCGGCTGACGGTCAACGCGGTCTACGAATACGCCACCGAGCAGTCCGCACGGCACGCTCTCGGCTATCGGCTGGGTATGACGATGGCCGAATGGGCGTGCCGCTCGCTGATGGGCCTGGGCCAGACCTGGCACGTCGAGGACGGCGGACCCGATCCCTCTCTGGAGCACTTGTTCAAGAACCCTTCGCTGAAGCTGCCGGACCTGTGGGGGCGGCACGAGGCGGAGAACGCGTACTGGCTCATCGAGGCCAAGGGCGGCAACGTACGGGTAAAGCGGCTCAGGGACGGCTGGATTCAGCTCGAAGGCGGCAGCACGATCCTGGGCGCCTACGCGCACCGCCGCGTCCTGGTCGGTGCCTCGGTCCAGCCCGGGGGCGATCTGTTCCTGACCGTCGACCACGACCATCACCCGGGGAGCCCGCCCCTGCCCCACCCCGGTGGCAAGATCCCGCCCGGTGCCCCCAGCACGCCGGAGGACCACCTCGGGGAGGACGACGACGCTCTCATGGGCACCGCCCGCGCCCAGATGCTCACCTTCCTCGCCCTGCGCTCCGCCCCGGCATCACGCTTGCGGACCGTCGCGCTGTCCAGCGACCGCACCACCCGCCGGCGCCGACGCGACGGCCTGACCACCCCGCTGGAATACGACGAGGCAACTCTCGCCGCACGCATACGTGCCCGCGGGACGGCCATCGGCGCCGATGATTCAACCCGCTATGAATGGGCCCAGGCCATCGGCGTGGACGACTTCCTCGCCTGCCGCATCCCCGGCACCGAGCTGCAACTGGGCATGTCCCGACGTCTGTTCGCCGCCTGCGCCCAACTCCACCGCGAAGACCAGGCCATCGCGGAGCGCACCCCCGGCATGCGTGCCGAAGACCGCGTCCGCGTCGAGGAGGACGCCGATGAAGGCGCCGAGCTGGAACGGCGCCGGGCTCAGGGGCGCGTCTTCCGCGAACAGCAGGAAGACGCCCGCCCCCGTATCGCGCCCCGGGTCCGCACCGCCTATGACCAGGGCGACACCGAACGATGGAACCAGCTCCTGCCCAGCGCCCAGGAACCACCGCTCGACCTCACCGAGCACCCCGGCCTCCTCGAAGCGGCAACCCCCGAGACCTACCTCGCGCTGCGGCAGGAAGACCTTCCCCAGTACGGCAGGTGA